Proteins co-encoded in one Actinomycetota bacterium genomic window:
- a CDS encoding rhodanese-like domain-containing protein, whose amino-acid sequence MMFGRHEVAPVAVHDQTDEMTVLDVRDHHEWQEGHVSGATHLPLASLPARIGEIDRGRPVAVICRSGNRSAAATRFLRKHGVDAINVSGGMVAWERHGLPIATETGRPGRVV is encoded by the coding sequence ATGATGTTCGGACGACACGAGGTGGCACCTGTGGCGGTGCACGACCAGACGGACGAGATGACCGTGCTCGACGTGCGCGACCACCACGAGTGGCAGGAAGGACATGTGTCGGGCGCGACGCACCTGCCGCTGGCGAGCCTCCCGGCGAGGATCGGCGAGATCGATCGCGGTCGGCCCGTCGCGGTGATCTGCCGCAGCGGGAACCGCAGCGCTGCGGCCACGCGATTCCTGCGCAAGCACGGGGTGGACGCGATCAACGTCTCCGGCGGTATGGTCGCGTGGGAGCGCCACGGGCTGCCGATCGCGACCGAGACCGGCCGCCCAGGGAGGGTCGTCTGA
- a CDS encoding metal-sensitive transcriptional regulator: MNVDVTELREVVNRLHRVQGQVDGLGTMIEEGRDCRDVVRQFAAATRALERAGARYLVANLTACLRDEEAAAAEGYDPEELQRLFLQLA, from the coding sequence ATGAACGTCGATGTCACCGAACTTCGCGAGGTCGTGAACCGCCTGCACCGGGTGCAGGGTCAGGTCGACGGCCTCGGGACGATGATCGAGGAAGGCCGGGACTGCCGCGACGTGGTGCGGCAGTTCGCCGCCGCGACACGCGCGCTCGAGCGAGCGGGGGCGCGCTACCTCGTGGCGAACCTCACCGCATGCCTTCGCGACGAAGAGGCGGCCGCGGCCGAGGGGTACGACCCCGAGGAGCTGCAACGGCTGTTCCTGCAACTCGCCTGA
- a CDS encoding metallophosphoesterase: MHASTSASDAALRGSTARPSRRPWWVWVLVVMFSLTAAVGLYYRRQIAALLTHRKGPPSTSVVVAPFPPGERPDVRIAAVGDVGEGEEEEWRTAYSMTMLERGNPGYDALLLLGDNVYPSGDPERLPYTVFQPFGILLDRGVPLYAILGNHDVAGGWGDEQMSDLGMPGRWWTDVIGDVRLVGLDADSLGDPAQTAFLERTLREAAEPWKIVAIHESPYSAGYQGSNLEVRRRYAPIFARFGAQLVLSGHDHDYQRSRPIDGVTYIVTGAGGLTRGTGEEWFTEVSWAVLHFLDVNVFEDHMLVRAIDQDGMAFDEVEIPLDVRIPLSPS; encoded by the coding sequence ATGCACGCCAGTACGAGCGCATCCGATGCGGCGCTGCGAGGATCGACCGCGCGGCCGTCACGTCGTCCCTGGTGGGTATGGGTGCTCGTGGTCATGTTCTCGCTGACCGCCGCGGTCGGGCTGTACTACCGCCGGCAGATCGCTGCGCTACTCACCCACCGCAAAGGCCCGCCCTCGACCAGCGTGGTCGTGGCCCCCTTCCCGCCCGGGGAGCGGCCCGATGTTCGGATCGCTGCGGTGGGCGACGTCGGCGAGGGCGAGGAGGAAGAGTGGCGGACCGCGTACTCGATGACGATGTTGGAACGCGGGAACCCCGGATACGATGCGCTCCTGCTGCTGGGCGACAACGTCTACCCGAGCGGCGACCCCGAGCGCCTGCCGTACACCGTCTTCCAGCCGTTCGGCATCCTGCTCGACCGAGGCGTGCCGCTCTACGCGATCCTCGGCAACCACGACGTCGCCGGCGGATGGGGCGACGAGCAGATGTCCGACCTCGGCATGCCGGGACGGTGGTGGACCGACGTGATCGGCGACGTCCGGCTGGTCGGGCTCGACGCCGACTCGCTCGGCGATCCCGCGCAGACGGCGTTCCTCGAGCGGACCCTCCGCGAGGCGGCCGAACCCTGGAAGATCGTGGCGATCCACGAGTCGCCGTACTCGGCCGGCTACCAGGGTTCAAACCTCGAGGTGCGTCGACGATACGCGCCGATCTTCGCTCGCTTCGGCGCGCAACTCGTGCTGTCGGGCCACGACCACGACTACCAGCGCAGCCGGCCGATCGACGGCGTGACCTACATCGTCACAGGAGCAGGCGGGCTCACGAGGGGGACCGGCGAGGAGTGGTTCACCGAGGTCTCGTGGGCAGTGCTGCATTTCCTCGACGTCAACGTCTTCGAGGACCACATGCTCGTGCGTGCGATCGACCAGGACGGCATGGCGTTCGACGAGGTGGAGATCCCTCTCGACGTGAGGATCCCCCTCAGCCCGTCCTAA
- a CDS encoding PEP/pyruvate-binding domain-containing protein: protein MGNNAMRAESELERATGRAAVVELGDPRARDAMFAGAKAASLARATSAGFPVLPGYVVATWADLERDRLDVERAWERLGAGGRPLIVRSSSTVEDAERSSMAGRFRSVGGVTGWSAFLDAVDLVRASASDGCGIEAPMAVLVQPMLDAVRGGVVFGVDPVTGDRGRFVVECVAGSPKRLVDGVETATHVAVRRSGLRLRPSGKGRGAERLTRRDLIRIAALTRRAERVFGFPQDIEWAVDAASRLWLLQSRPVTAIGQAAARGPVLGPGPIAETFPEPLSPLEQELFLEPLRDGIVGALRAVGVVSPSRIAVSPVALTVGGRVAADLELLGVAPRRHTVWRAVDPRRGARRLGAAWHTGRLRLAMPQVTRDLLRWIDEWLASLPALSSLDDGALLALLDEAVERLCGLHGHQVLAGMLVPASEHGPGASALAIDAIAAGRAAGMRDEEIVARTPSTLAVVPPAIGEVTPLPATAARTSTSPPCSEGSVSSLGPREALRLRARWVDELAARATWTLATRLERAGRLPSAGDVRSLSRQELAEMVRGGPAPADLDVRAGAEPGPPLPASFRLAVDGSVVPELDGRSDAAGVAAGGGRGAGVVRHIDRAEPGDVLVVDVLAPSLAPRLPGLAGLVSETGSTLSHLAILARELHVPTVVAVPGAIERFPVGSRVVVDGLTGEVAVADEGAST from the coding sequence GTGGGCAACAACGCGATGCGTGCCGAGAGCGAACTGGAACGCGCGACGGGCAGGGCCGCCGTGGTCGAGCTCGGCGACCCTCGGGCGCGCGATGCGATGTTCGCGGGAGCCAAGGCCGCCTCCCTCGCCCGAGCGACGTCGGCCGGATTCCCGGTGCTGCCCGGGTACGTCGTGGCGACGTGGGCAGACCTCGAGCGCGACCGCCTCGACGTCGAACGTGCGTGGGAGCGGTTGGGCGCGGGGGGCCGGCCGCTGATCGTGCGGTCGTCGTCGACCGTCGAGGACGCCGAACGCTCGTCGATGGCGGGCCGTTTCCGCTCCGTGGGCGGGGTGACGGGGTGGTCGGCGTTCCTCGATGCCGTGGACCTTGTGCGGGCCTCGGCCTCGGACGGGTGCGGCATCGAGGCGCCGATGGCCGTGCTCGTGCAACCGATGCTGGATGCCGTCAGGGGGGGAGTCGTCTTCGGGGTCGACCCGGTGACGGGCGACCGAGGTCGTTTCGTGGTCGAGTGCGTCGCGGGATCGCCCAAGCGGCTCGTGGACGGGGTGGAGACGGCGACCCATGTCGCCGTCCGGCGATCCGGCCTCCGCCTGCGCCCTTCGGGGAAGGGCCGAGGCGCCGAGCGCCTGACGCGCCGCGACCTGATCCGGATCGCAGCACTCACACGGAGGGCCGAGCGTGTCTTCGGGTTCCCGCAGGACATCGAATGGGCGGTCGATGCGGCGAGCCGTCTCTGGCTCCTGCAGAGCCGCCCGGTGACCGCGATCGGGCAGGCCGCGGCCCGCGGTCCGGTGCTCGGCCCCGGTCCGATCGCGGAGACGTTCCCGGAGCCCCTCTCGCCGCTCGAGCAGGAGCTGTTCCTGGAGCCGCTGCGCGACGGTATCGTCGGCGCCCTCCGCGCGGTCGGCGTGGTGTCGCCCTCACGGATCGCTGTGTCGCCGGTCGCCCTCACGGTGGGCGGTCGCGTAGCGGCCGATCTCGAGCTCCTCGGCGTCGCGCCCCGTCGTCACACGGTGTGGCGGGCGGTCGATCCTCGCCGCGGGGCCCGGCGGCTGGGGGCCGCCTGGCACACGGGGCGCCTGCGGCTCGCGATGCCACAGGTGACCCGCGACCTGCTGCGGTGGATCGACGAGTGGCTCGCCTCCCTCCCCGCGCTCAGTTCCCTCGACGACGGCGCTCTGCTCGCGCTGCTCGACGAGGCGGTGGAACGGCTGTGCGGCCTCCACGGTCACCAGGTGTTGGCGGGGATGCTCGTGCCCGCCTCGGAACACGGGCCGGGCGCGAGCGCGCTCGCGATCGACGCGATCGCTGCAGGACGAGCGGCGGGGATGAGGGACGAGGAGATCGTCGCTCGGACGCCCTCGACGCTCGCCGTCGTACCTCCGGCCATCGGCGAGGTGACGCCGCTCCCGGCCACGGCAGCGAGGACATCGACGTCGCCGCCGTGCAGCGAGGGGAGCGTATCGTCGCTCGGTCCCCGCGAGGCGCTGCGGCTCCGGGCTCGATGGGTCGACGAGCTGGCGGCGCGCGCCACCTGGACCCTCGCCACCCGCCTCGAGCGGGCGGGCCGACTGCCGTCGGCCGGCGACGTGCGCTCCCTCTCCCGGCAGGAGCTCGCGGAGATGGTGCGCGGGGGACCCGCGCCAGCCGACCTCGACGTTCGAGCGGGGGCCGAACCCGGCCCACCGCTGCCCGCGTCGTTCCGGCTCGCGGTGGATGGATCGGTCGTGCCCGAGCTCGATGGACGGTCGGACGCCGCCGGCGTCGCCGCGGGCGGCGGGCGCGGGGCCGGTGTGGTCCGCCACATCGACCGTGCGGAGCCGGGCGACGTGCTCGTGGTCGACGTGCTGGCGCCGTCGCTGGCGCCACGGCTGCCGGGGCTCGCCGGTCTCGTCTCCGAGACGGGCAGCACCCTGTCCCACCTCGCGATCCTCGCGAGGGAGCTCCACGTGCCCACGGTGGTCGCCGTTCCCGGCGCGATCGAGCGTTTCCCCGTCGGCAGTCGAGTCGTCGTGGACGGCCTCACGGGCGAGGTCGCCGTCGCGGACGAGGGGGCGTCGACATGA
- a CDS encoding MFS transporter has product MGLFGFSGDDAREKVIVLLTMCFALAMVMIDNTVVNVALPTLNQELGASISDLQWIVDGYVLAFASFLLTGGILGDRYGRKRMFLLGLAIFTLSSLACGLASTSMQLIGARAVQGVGAAMLMPGTLSILTVTFPPKERAKAIGLWAGVSGLALALGPTLGGYMVEHLGWESVFFLNVPIGVVAYAVAMRTVRESRSDEARSLDVVGLAIGTGALFAITFALIEANQRGWADPLIVAGLVAGAALGVAFLVWEGHNPHAMMPLAFFRIPAFTAGNVVAFSVSLGMFATFFFLSLFMQNPFLRGYTAFETGLRFLPMTLMIVVTAPNAGRYASKHGSRAPMTYGLLLAGGGLIALSRLTPDTPYWVMGVLFAIMGHGMGSTMAPMTAAVMNSVGPQRAGLGSAMTNTSREVGGVFGIALLGTILFTRLEAVLAPSIAGLGLSPAQQETITAAAGHGQLDVGALGLTPDQAAAVGRAFGEAFLSGFRLALVVAGFALLAAALVANRFIPGRDAEVVRAPGELPVAAEA; this is encoded by the coding sequence GTGGGTCTGTTCGGTTTCTCAGGTGACGACGCGCGCGAGAAGGTCATCGTGCTGCTCACGATGTGCTTCGCCCTCGCCATGGTGATGATCGACAACACCGTCGTGAACGTGGCGCTGCCCACGCTCAACCAGGAGCTCGGCGCGAGCATCAGTGACCTGCAGTGGATCGTCGACGGGTACGTGCTCGCATTCGCCTCGTTCCTGTTGACCGGCGGCATCCTCGGCGACCGATACGGGCGCAAGCGGATGTTCCTGCTCGGCCTCGCGATCTTCACCCTGTCCTCGCTCGCGTGCGGGCTCGCTTCGACGAGCATGCAGCTGATCGGCGCGCGAGCCGTGCAGGGCGTCGGCGCCGCCATGCTGATGCCCGGCACCCTGTCGATCCTCACCGTGACGTTCCCTCCGAAGGAGCGGGCCAAGGCGATCGGGTTGTGGGCGGGGGTCTCGGGCCTGGCCCTCGCCCTCGGCCCCACCCTCGGCGGTTACATGGTCGAGCACCTCGGTTGGGAATCGGTGTTCTTCCTCAACGTGCCGATCGGCGTCGTCGCGTACGCGGTGGCGATGCGCACCGTGCGCGAGTCGCGCTCCGACGAGGCGCGGAGCCTCGACGTCGTTGGGCTCGCGATCGGCACCGGCGCGCTCTTCGCGATCACGTTCGCCCTGATCGAGGCGAACCAGCGAGGCTGGGCCGACCCCCTGATCGTTGCGGGCCTCGTGGCCGGCGCGGCCCTCGGGGTGGCGTTCCTGGTGTGGGAGGGGCACAACCCCCACGCGATGATGCCGCTCGCCTTCTTCCGCATCCCGGCATTCACGGCCGGCAACGTCGTGGCGTTCTCGGTCTCGCTCGGCATGTTCGCCACGTTCTTCTTCCTGAGCCTGTTCATGCAGAACCCGTTCCTCCGCGGCTACACCGCGTTCGAGACCGGGCTGCGGTTCCTGCCGATGACGTTGATGATCGTCGTGACGGCTCCGAACGCAGGACGCTACGCCTCGAAACACGGGTCGAGGGCGCCGATGACCTACGGGCTGCTTCTGGCGGGCGGCGGGCTGATCGCGCTCTCGCGCCTCACGCCCGACACGCCGTACTGGGTCATGGGCGTGCTCTTCGCGATCATGGGCCACGGCATGGGCTCCACGATGGCGCCCATGACGGCCGCGGTGATGAACTCGGTGGGGCCGCAGCGCGCGGGGCTCGGCTCGGCGATGACGAACACGAGTCGCGAGGTCGGCGGCGTGTTCGGCATCGCGCTGCTCGGCACGATCCTGTTCACTCGGCTCGAGGCGGTCCTGGCGCCGAGCATCGCGGGGCTCGGACTCTCACCGGCGCAGCAGGAGACGATCACGGCCGCCGCCGGCCACGGCCAACTCGATGTCGGCGCGCTCGGGCTCACCCCCGACCAGGCGGCGGCGGTCGGCCGGGCGTTCGGTGAGGCGTTCCTGAGCGGGTTCCGGCTCGCGCTCGTCGTGGCGGGGTTCGCGCTGCTCGCGGCGGCGCTGGTGGCCAACCGCTTCATCCCCGGCCGCGACGCCGAGGTCGTGCGGGCTCCGGGCGAGCTCCCGGTCGCCGCCGAGGCCTAG
- a CDS encoding MBL fold metallo-hydrolase — MFLQQFHLESLGHASYLVGDESTGDALVLDPQRDVRDYFEAAREHGFRIAYAIDTHGHNDYLSGISEVVARAPGITVLASALGEYGYEHRPIRDGEFVEMGEVAFQVLHTPGHTPEHVSLLVHDRAVGEDPAVLLSGGALLVGDVARPDLLGGAAQTRESAAAMCEMLQTKILELPDHVEVFPTHVAGSLCGGNIGARLSTTIGYERRTNPMLRRLTSEDVFVRECMDLHDLPAVPPYWKRMRGQNMAGPALLGTLAEPPALDVEQVAKLHAGGAVVLDARQPESFAGGHVPGALNVALGSSFSTWAGTVVPEGAEVVLVLDRADDLWEATWQLLRTGYAPPVGWLGGGMADWRTSGQQIVTLDQLSVREAHDHVVRGEIDLLDVRQPGEWREGHAEGATFLTAGELPERLDEVARERPVAVICGSGFRSSVAASLLVAHGREATTVVGGMTAWRAASLPEISDPVSA, encoded by the coding sequence ATGTTCCTGCAGCAGTTCCACCTCGAGAGCCTCGGACACGCGTCGTACCTGGTCGGCGACGAGTCGACGGGCGATGCCCTCGTGCTCGACCCGCAGCGTGACGTCCGCGACTACTTCGAGGCCGCGCGCGAGCACGGGTTCCGCATCGCGTACGCGATCGACACGCACGGCCACAACGACTACCTGTCGGGTATCTCCGAGGTGGTCGCGCGGGCGCCCGGTATCACGGTGCTGGCGTCGGCGCTCGGCGAGTACGGGTACGAGCATCGCCCCATCCGTGACGGGGAGTTCGTCGAGATGGGCGAGGTCGCGTTCCAGGTGCTGCACACCCCGGGGCACACCCCCGAGCACGTGAGCCTGCTCGTGCACGACCGTGCCGTCGGCGAGGATCCGGCCGTGCTGCTGTCGGGCGGCGCGCTGCTGGTCGGCGACGTGGCCAGGCCCGACCTCCTCGGGGGAGCGGCGCAGACGCGGGAGAGCGCGGCTGCGATGTGCGAGATGCTGCAGACCAAGATCCTCGAGCTGCCCGACCACGTCGAGGTGTTCCCGACGCATGTGGCCGGCTCCCTGTGCGGCGGCAACATCGGCGCGCGGCTGTCGACCACGATCGGCTACGAGCGACGAACGAATCCGATGCTGCGTCGGCTGACGAGCGAGGACGTGTTCGTGCGCGAGTGCATGGACCTGCACGACCTGCCCGCCGTCCCCCCGTACTGGAAGCGCATGCGGGGCCAGAACATGGCAGGTCCGGCCCTGCTGGGCACGCTGGCGGAGCCGCCGGCCCTCGACGTCGAGCAGGTCGCGAAGCTGCACGCGGGGGGCGCGGTCGTTCTCGACGCGCGCCAGCCGGAATCGTTCGCCGGCGGGCACGTGCCTGGCGCGCTGAACGTCGCCCTCGGCAGCTCGTTCTCGACGTGGGCCGGCACCGTGGTCCCCGAGGGCGCCGAGGTGGTGCTGGTGCTCGACCGGGCGGACGACCTCTGGGAGGCGACCTGGCAACTGTTGCGTACGGGGTACGCCCCGCCCGTCGGATGGCTCGGCGGGGGCATGGCCGACTGGCGCACGTCGGGCCAGCAGATCGTGACCCTCGACCAGCTCTCGGTGCGCGAGGCCCACGACCACGTCGTGCGAGGCGAGATCGACCTGCTCGACGTGCGCCAGCCCGGGGAGTGGCGAGAGGGTCACGCCGAGGGGGCGACGTTCCTCACGGCCGGCGAGCTTCCCGAGCGCCTCGACGAGGTCGCACGGGAACGGCCGGTGGCGGTGATCTGCGGCAGCGGATTCCGCTCGTCGGTGGCGGCGAGCCTGCTGGTTGCCCACGGGCGCGAGGCGACCACGGTCGTCGGCGGCATGACGGCGTGGCGGGCGGCGAGCCTGCCGGAGATCTCCGACCCGGTGAGCGCTTAG
- a CDS encoding sulfotransferase gives MDAAERVGLEQARSVSAGGRAPPIKILAIAGTGQNGATLVSRMLGELPGFLAIGEVGRLWDKGLIEHVECSCGAVFDACPFWTEIGRVAYGGWDRLDAADIVRLRDSLVLKESRLQHPFALPFLLAPGLWPAYRDRLVAYQELMSTLYRGIHEVNPDRIIVDGMKIPAHVFMLSGLIPEFDVRFVHLVRDSRGVANSNAKVVPRQGSLAEQPYRGQRGPAKSAVRWTWFNLSSEVLSLVRRVPMMRIRYETFVHDPAVALKQMAAFMGESIDDVAFLHGREASLSPGHLVAGNRMRLQSGPIVIREDDAWRRNLPPTSRRVVTGLTWPLLRHYGHLPSTQR, from the coding sequence ATGGACGCGGCCGAGCGGGTCGGGCTGGAGCAGGCTCGGTCGGTGTCAGCCGGCGGGCGGGCCCCGCCGATCAAGATCCTCGCGATCGCGGGAACCGGCCAGAACGGCGCGACCCTGGTGTCGAGGATGCTCGGTGAACTCCCAGGGTTCCTGGCGATCGGCGAGGTCGGTCGGCTCTGGGACAAGGGGCTGATCGAACACGTCGAGTGCAGCTGCGGCGCCGTCTTCGATGCGTGTCCGTTCTGGACCGAGATCGGCCGTGTCGCCTACGGCGGCTGGGACCGCCTGGATGCCGCCGACATCGTTCGGCTGCGCGACTCCCTGGTCCTCAAGGAGAGCCGACTGCAGCACCCCTTCGCCCTGCCGTTCCTGCTTGCCCCTGGGCTCTGGCCCGCGTACCGGGATCGCCTCGTCGCCTACCAGGAGCTGATGTCGACGTTGTACCGCGGCATCCATGAGGTGAACCCCGACCGGATCATCGTGGATGGCATGAAGATCCCGGCCCACGTGTTCATGCTCAGCGGCTTGATCCCCGAATTCGACGTGCGCTTCGTTCACCTCGTTCGCGATAGCCGCGGGGTGGCCAACTCCAACGCCAAGGTCGTGCCGCGACAGGGGTCGCTCGCGGAACAGCCGTATCGCGGCCAACGCGGACCGGCGAAGAGCGCGGTCAGGTGGACCTGGTTCAACCTGTCCTCGGAGGTTCTCTCCCTCGTGCGGCGGGTCCCGATGATGAGGATCCGCTACGAGACGTTCGTCCACGATCCGGCCGTGGCGCTCAAGCAGATGGCCGCGTTCATGGGTGAGTCGATCGACGACGTGGCCTTCCTGCACGGCCGTGAGGCGAGCCTGTCGCCAGGCCATCTCGTCGCGGGCAACCGTATGCGCCTGCAGTCCGGCCCGATCGTGATCAGGGAAGACGATGCCTGGCGTCGGAACCTTCCACCCACGTCACGGCGAGTCGTCACGGGGCTGACCTGGCCGCTGCTCCGTCACTACGGGCACCTGCCCTCGACCCAACGCTAG
- a CDS encoding ATP-binding cassette domain-containing protein has protein sequence MSSPIIRTEQLVKHFGEVQALKGVDLEVEKGTVLGMLGPNGAGKTTAVRILATLLAPTSGRAEVDGLDVVRDAEELRFRIGLAGQSAAVDENLTGLENLELVGRLYHLPKTEARRRAGEVLERFGLTEAAGRPSKTYSGGMRRRLDLAASLVGRPEILFLDEPTTGLDPRSRIDVWDFVRELQAEGTTLLLTTQYLDEADRLADRIAVIDLGTVIAEGTSDELKDRIGGEVLELHVEDGVNITRVAETLTGVGAGPPSVDDDAGLVRIPVGNDGFDALRDSVRRLDENKIWVADIALHRPTLDDVFLSLTGRTTEDGAEPDGEPASRGRGKRRRASEENV, from the coding sequence ATGTCCTCTCCCATCATCAGGACCGAACAGCTCGTCAAGCACTTCGGTGAGGTCCAGGCTCTCAAGGGAGTCGATCTCGAGGTCGAGAAGGGGACCGTGCTTGGCATGCTCGGCCCCAACGGGGCGGGCAAGACGACCGCGGTACGCATCCTGGCGACCCTGCTCGCGCCCACGAGCGGCCGGGCCGAGGTCGACGGGCTCGACGTCGTGCGCGACGCCGAGGAGCTCCGGTTCCGCATCGGCCTTGCCGGGCAGAGTGCGGCGGTCGACGAGAACCTCACGGGACTCGAGAACCTCGAGCTGGTCGGGCGCCTCTATCACCTGCCCAAGACCGAGGCGCGGCGACGGGCCGGCGAGGTCCTCGAGCGCTTCGGGCTGACCGAGGCCGCCGGTCGGCCCTCGAAGACCTACTCGGGCGGCATGCGCCGGCGCCTCGACCTGGCGGCGAGCCTCGTGGGGCGACCCGAGATCCTGTTCCTCGACGAGCCCACGACCGGGCTCGACCCACGCAGCCGGATCGACGTGTGGGACTTCGTGCGCGAGCTCCAGGCTGAGGGCACGACGCTGCTGCTCACGACGCAGTACCTCGACGAAGCCGACCGTCTCGCCGACCGCATCGCGGTGATCGACTTGGGAACGGTGATCGCCGAGGGCACGAGCGACGAGCTGAAGGATCGCATCGGCGGGGAGGTGCTCGAGCTCCACGTCGAGGACGGCGTCAACATCACCCGCGTCGCCGAGACCCTGACCGGCGTCGGCGCCGGACCGCCATCGGTCGACGACGATGCGGGACTCGTGCGCATCCCGGTCGGCAACGACGGGTTCGACGCGCTCCGCGACAGCGTGCGTCGACTTGACGAGAACAAGATCTGGGTCGCCGACATCGCCCTGCACCGACCGACGCTCGACGATGTGTTCCTGTCGCTCACGGGCCGGACGACTGAGGACGGTGCGGAACCCGACGGCGAGCCGGCGAGTCGCGGTCGCGGGAAGCGCCGCCGAGCCTCGGAGGAGAACGTATGA
- a CDS encoding sulfite exporter TauE/SafE family protein — translation MDDLALAALFGLAIGGALGALGGGGSILAVPALVYGLGMPVRQAIPTSLLVVGLTAAGAAAAHVRAGTVWFRTAAVFAAAGIVGSFVGAWVNHRLDEGLVLGGLAVVMVVASIGMWRRSGRPEPDPTPGAVTRAVDRVTAHTAPKVIVAGLGLGVMTGLFGVGGGFLAVPVMALVLDLPTPVAIGTSLVVIAVNASAGLVAHLGLGPIDVPVALAFAAGGLLGALGGQCLASRLSSGALGRAFAVFVMLVGGLTLVDVMTT, via the coding sequence ATGGACGACCTGGCCTTGGCCGCGCTGTTCGGCCTCGCGATCGGCGGCGCCCTGGGAGCCCTCGGCGGCGGGGGATCGATCCTGGCGGTGCCCGCGCTCGTCTACGGCCTGGGCATGCCCGTGCGCCAGGCGATCCCCACGTCGCTGCTGGTCGTCGGCCTCACGGCGGCGGGCGCGGCCGCCGCCCACGTGCGAGCCGGCACCGTGTGGTTCCGCACGGCGGCCGTCTTCGCAGCGGCCGGCATCGTGGGTTCGTTCGTCGGCGCGTGGGTGAACCATCGCCTCGACGAGGGCCTCGTGCTGGGTGGGCTCGCCGTCGTGATGGTCGTGGCCTCGATCGGCATGTGGCGCCGGTCCGGCCGGCCGGAGCCTGACCCGACACCGGGCGCAGTGACCCGCGCGGTCGACCGGGTGACGGCCCACACGGCGCCGAAGGTGATCGTGGCCGGGCTCGGCCTGGGCGTGATGACCGGCCTGTTCGGTGTCGGGGGCGGGTTCCTCGCGGTGCCGGTCATGGCCCTCGTGCTCGACCTGCCGACGCCCGTGGCGATCGGCACGTCGCTCGTGGTGATCGCGGTGAACGCGTCCGCGGGCCTCGTGGCACACCTCGGTCTCGGCCCGATCGACGTGCCGGTGGCGCTGGCGTTCGCCGCCGGCGGGCTGCTCGGCGCGCTCGGCGGCCAGTGCCTCGCGTCCCGGCTGAGCTCGGGGGCGCTGGGGCGGGCGTTCGCCGTGTTCGTGATGCTGGTCGGTGGGCTGACGCTCGTCGACGTGATGACGACCTGA
- a CDS encoding ABC transporter permease: protein MSAIVQTPIDRRAPSSLGGRVALAFADGLLVARRNLVTLTRVPTVFIFELVQPIMFVLLFRYIYANQFATLPPGFEYVQFLMPGIFVQNAIFGATTTAVGLAEDLKTGIIDRFRSLPMARSAVLAGRTTSDLLKNLLLVVLVIGIGYLVGFRFENGPVQALGVVLLVLAVGFTFSWIFACIGLALKKVEAVQAASFTVIFPIVFVSAAFVPVAGMSSWLQPIARANPVTVWCNLARYLSNGDIGIIDIETGLPVDTFEALVLKSVVWIVALLVIFVPLAIRLYRRLD, encoded by the coding sequence ATGAGCGCGATCGTGCAGACCCCGATCGACCGACGGGCTCCGTCGAGTCTCGGCGGGCGCGTGGCCCTCGCGTTCGCCGACGGTCTGCTGGTGGCGAGGCGGAACCTGGTCACGCTGACGCGCGTGCCGACCGTCTTCATCTTCGAGCTCGTGCAGCCGATCATGTTCGTGTTGCTGTTCCGCTACATCTACGCGAACCAGTTCGCGACCTTGCCCCCCGGCTTCGAGTACGTGCAGTTCCTGATGCCGGGCATCTTCGTGCAGAACGCGATCTTCGGCGCGACCACCACCGCCGTGGGCCTGGCCGAGGACCTCAAGACCGGCATCATCGACCGATTCCGATCTCTCCCGATGGCTCGGTCGGCGGTGTTGGCGGGCCGCACCACGTCCGACCTCTTGAAGAACCTGCTGCTGGTCGTGCTCGTCATCGGCATCGGGTATCTGGTGGGCTTCCGCTTCGAGAACGGGCCGGTGCAGGCGCTCGGTGTCGTGCTGCTGGTGCTCGCCGTCGGATTCACGTTCTCCTGGATATTCGCCTGCATCGGCCTCGCGTTGAAGAAGGTCGAAGCGGTGCAGGCTGCCTCGTTCACGGTGATCTTCCCGATCGTCTTCGTGAGCGCGGCCTTCGTGCCGGTTGCCGGCATGTCGAGCTGGCTGCAGCCGATCGCCCGTGCCAACCCGGTCACGGTTTGGTGCAACCTCGCCCGCTACCTGTCGAACGGCGACATCGGGATCATCGACATCGAGACGGGTCTTCCCGTCGACACGTTCGAGGCGTTGGTGCTCAAGTCCGTGGTCTGGATCGTGGCGTTGCTCGTGATCTTCGTGCCGCTCGCGATCCGGCTCTACCGCCGCCTCGACTGA